Proteins encoded together in one Alteribacter keqinensis window:
- a CDS encoding glycosyltransferase family 4 protein, with protein MKIAIICTEKLPIPPIRGGAIQTYIAGALPSLKRHHDITVYGRSDEALADRETADGVKYIRVPGGLLETYRDGIAAVLKEETYDVIHIFNRPRLVEAVRNAAPKSRLILSMHNDMFKREKISPEEGAAAVAQVDKIITISDYIGQSIVKDYPEAAPKLKTIYSGVDLNQFVPASTSKGKQLRDAVRSEHNLGSKKVIMFAGRLSANKGADVLLEAIPILAKKHSDIALVLVGSKWFSDNNVTDYVAYVRALAQRMPVPVITTGFVDPNEIQRWFAAADVFVCPSQWQEPLARVHYEAMAAGLPIVTTARGGNPEVIDPGVNGFVIENPENPQEFADKLSQILGDPGNAQKMGANGRKLAEERFQWIRVVSDILTVWKEMAHNIETGQPLGLGEGAVPVESAEVEPLEAVEVIEIDEVAEIVEQPEHIYKYTNNPPSSPKLFMANQTKQRKRRVS; from the coding sequence ATGAAAATAGCGATTATCTGTACTGAAAAGCTCCCGATTCCCCCTATTCGCGGCGGCGCTATACAGACCTACATTGCAGGTGCCCTGCCATCATTAAAAAGACACCATGACATTACTGTTTACGGACGGTCGGACGAAGCCCTTGCCGACCGGGAAACCGCTGATGGTGTAAAATACATCCGTGTTCCCGGCGGACTTCTTGAAACGTACCGGGACGGTATTGCCGCGGTGTTAAAAGAAGAAACGTATGACGTGATTCATATCTTTAACCGTCCACGCCTCGTTGAAGCTGTGAGAAACGCAGCTCCAAAATCGCGCCTTATCCTGAGCATGCACAATGACATGTTTAAAAGAGAGAAAATTTCTCCTGAGGAAGGGGCGGCGGCTGTTGCTCAAGTAGATAAAATTATTACAATCAGTGATTACATCGGTCAGTCGATTGTTAAAGACTATCCGGAAGCGGCTCCGAAGCTCAAGACCATCTATTCCGGTGTCGACTTAAACCAGTTTGTTCCTGCGTCCACTTCAAAAGGGAAACAGCTGCGTGATGCCGTCCGTTCGGAGCACAACCTCGGTTCAAAAAAGGTCATCATGTTTGCCGGACGGCTTTCAGCCAACAAAGGAGCCGATGTTCTTCTTGAGGCCATCCCGATTCTGGCAAAAAAACATTCAGACATTGCCCTTGTTCTGGTGGGGAGCAAATGGTTCAGTGACAACAACGTCACAGACTACGTCGCATACGTACGGGCGCTGGCCCAGCGGATGCCGGTTCCTGTTATTACAACCGGATTCGTGGATCCCAATGAAATCCAGCGCTGGTTCGCCGCAGCCGACGTTTTCGTTTGTCCTTCACAGTGGCAGGAGCCCCTTGCCCGTGTTCACTATGAAGCGATGGCGGCCGGTCTTCCGATTGTTACAACGGCCCGGGGCGGTAACCCTGAGGTCATTGACCCCGGTGTAAACGGATTTGTAATTGAAAACCCTGAGAATCCTCAGGAGTTTGCTGATAAACTGTCACAAATACTCGGAGATCCCGGGAATGCACAGAAGATGGGGGCAAACGGCCGTAAGCTGGCCGAGGAGCGTTTCCAATGGATACGGGTCGTAAGCGATATTCTTACAGTGTGGAAAGAGATGGCACACAATATCGAAACCGGGCAGCCCCTCGGACTTGGTGAAGGTGCTGTACCAGTTGAATCTGCAGAGGTTGAACCGCTCGAAGCTGTTGAGGTTATTGAGATTGATGAAGTGGCTGAGATTGTTGAACAACCTGAACACATATACAAATATACAAACAATCCCCCGTCATCTCCAAAGCTGTTTATGGCAAACCAGACAAAGCAACGGAAGCGCCGGGTAAGTTAA
- a CDS encoding DUF1360 domain-containing protein: MEVTWLGLVLLSLAAFRLTHLVVYDRIMLRFRLLFLEVTEEEGEEYYVPKAGRVNRVIGELITCHWCTSVWASAVLVGGYYYLPTISSFVIILLAVAGVAALIEAVTVRFLLDE; the protein is encoded by the coding sequence ATGGAAGTTACTTGGCTTGGACTTGTTTTACTGTCTCTGGCGGCATTCAGGTTAACGCATCTGGTCGTCTATGACCGGATTATGCTCAGGTTTCGTTTGTTATTTTTAGAAGTGACAGAAGAAGAAGGAGAAGAATACTATGTGCCTAAAGCCGGACGGGTTAACAGGGTCATAGGTGAACTGATTACATGTCACTGGTGCACATCGGTCTGGGCATCGGCTGTTCTTGTTGGGGGTTACTATTACCTGCCCACTATATCCAGCTTCGTGATTATCCTCCTGGCGGTGGCCGGAGTGGCAGCCCTGATCGAAGCCGTCACAGTCAGATTTCTTCTTGATGAATAG
- a CDS encoding CgeB family protein — translation MKIALVKSNPLPYEHESAVKQFARHGVFVVSISHEQPEDVYIAWLKKERPDFAFCFFQKGEWDRFFSACKKTGTPLAGWLIRDPYELDYTKRMVHHFDLAFSPDKNTAAVYRKLGHQHLFDLPHCLVPERYFPDKTSKQIYQSDLCITGDADHKKAGYINYLHRQTDWTLRVVGRGWSNAIREFKPSPRLLAINYWVPPQIARLFYSNTKIVLTIPDELKASDNATGFPAASPSPDFFAAAGCKAFQLVEKRKGIAGMFHSPKTIVQMNSKEECLAFAGHYLENEKARVLMAEAARNEIMRNHTITHRISMIVSCLMEYTTAIHQEEI, via the coding sequence ATGAAGATCGCTTTGGTAAAAAGTAACCCTCTCCCTTACGAGCATGAAAGTGCTGTGAAACAATTTGCTAGGCATGGGGTCTTTGTTGTTTCCATTTCACATGAACAGCCTGAAGACGTTTATATTGCCTGGCTTAAAAAGGAGCGTCCCGACTTTGCTTTTTGTTTCTTTCAAAAAGGAGAGTGGGACCGCTTTTTTTCTGCCTGCAAAAAGACAGGTACACCCCTTGCCGGCTGGCTTATCCGCGATCCCTATGAGCTGGATTACACAAAGCGGATGGTCCATCACTTTGATTTGGCTTTCTCACCTGACAAAAATACTGCAGCGGTGTACAGAAAGCTAGGACATCAGCATCTTTTTGACCTGCCTCACTGTCTCGTGCCGGAGAGGTATTTTCCGGACAAAACGAGTAAACAGATTTATCAGAGTGATCTTTGCATAACAGGCGATGCCGATCACAAAAAGGCAGGCTATATAAACTACCTTCACCGTCAGACCGACTGGACGCTCCGGGTTGTGGGCAGAGGCTGGAGCAATGCCATCAGGGAGTTTAAGCCTTCTCCACGCCTGCTCGCTATAAATTACTGGGTGCCCCCTCAAATCGCGAGGCTTTTTTACTCAAACACAAAAATCGTTCTGACCATTCCGGATGAACTTAAGGCTTCAGATAATGCAACCGGTTTTCCTGCAGCGAGCCCCTCCCCCGACTTTTTTGCCGCCGCCGGCTGTAAGGCATTTCAGCTTGTGGAAAAAAGAAAAGGAATCGCAGGGATGTTTCATTCTCCGAAAACCATTGTGCAGATGAACTCAAAAGAAGAATGCCTCGCCTTTGCCGGCCACTACCTCGAGAATGAAAAAGCACGGGTTTTAATGGCAGAAGCAGCACGAAACGAAATAATGAGAAATCATACCATCACTCACCGGATCTCCATGATCGTCAGCTGTTTGATGGAATACACCACTGCTATTCATCAAGAAGAAATCTGA
- a CDS encoding CotS family spore coat protein → MTDQLITPWDLDGTLPEFFVPEYIENMAQDVIAQYDMTVSSMEVITTKADKGGLIWKIETNHGPRSLKILHRRPTRSLFSIYAQEYLVHEKKARIPAIIHSKEGLPYVISGGKIWFVADWIEPLVPVTKDLAGAEALCHAIGEFHTLSKGYTPPTGAENASRLYRWPKTYEKVVKKMSWFRNIANAYHEMPAASTILSLLDEFERQAVSARDQLIQSNYTTLAARGNKDWGLVHQDYGWSNGQSGPDGMWIIDLDGVAYDIGIRDLRKLITGTMDDIGNWDVTWMRGMIEAYHQSHPIDPDLYDLLLIDMSLPNEFYKNVKEMVYEPELFMDGNLDALCQRIATTDQSKWPAIEELRKLKGDILK, encoded by the coding sequence ATGACCGATCAACTCATCACTCCTTGGGATCTTGATGGAACACTGCCGGAGTTTTTTGTACCGGAATACATTGAGAATATGGCGCAGGACGTCATTGCCCAATACGATATGACTGTATCATCCATGGAAGTGATCACGACAAAGGCCGATAAAGGAGGACTCATCTGGAAGATTGAAACGAATCACGGACCGCGGAGTTTAAAAATTCTTCACCGCCGCCCTACCAGGAGTCTGTTCAGTATTTATGCACAGGAATATCTCGTTCATGAGAAAAAGGCACGGATACCGGCAATCATTCACAGTAAGGAAGGACTGCCTTATGTGATCTCGGGAGGAAAAATATGGTTCGTTGCAGATTGGATTGAACCACTCGTCCCAGTCACCAAAGATCTTGCAGGTGCCGAAGCACTCTGTCACGCGATTGGAGAATTTCACACCCTGTCCAAAGGTTATACCCCTCCCACCGGTGCTGAAAATGCAAGCCGGCTATACCGCTGGCCAAAGACGTACGAAAAAGTTGTGAAAAAGATGAGCTGGTTCAGAAACATCGCCAATGCGTATCATGAGATGCCGGCCGCCTCCACGATTCTGTCTCTACTCGATGAGTTTGAGCGCCAGGCTGTCAGTGCCCGTGACCAGCTGATTCAATCCAACTACACCACTCTTGCCGCCCGTGGAAACAAAGACTGGGGACTTGTCCACCAGGATTACGGCTGGTCTAACGGGCAGTCCGGACCCGATGGCATGTGGATCATTGATTTGGACGGAGTCGCATATGACATTGGGATCCGTGACCTCCGAAAGCTCATTACAGGAACGATGGACGACATCGGAAACTGGGACGTAACCTGGATGAGAGGGATGATTGAAGCCTATCACCAGTCACACCCGATCGATCCTGATCTTTATGACCTCCTTCTGATTGATATGAGCCTGCCAAACGAGTTCTATAAAAACGTAAAAGAAATGGTTTATGAGCCGGAATTGTTTATGGACGGTAACCTGGACGCCTTATGTCAGCGAATCGCCACAACTGACCAGTCCAAATGGCCTGCCATTGAAGAGCTCCGAAAGCTGAAAGGGGATATCCTGAAATGA
- a CDS encoding MFS transporter: protein MQHQSSHDEPNVDPKLTSRLILLLCTVLIFTVMNGTMFNVAIPDIAEHFNLLPSQVSWVMTGYILVFSIGSLMYGKLADIYPIKNILTFGLIMFASGATLGLVAPNYPTLLAARIIQAMGGATIPALAFIIPARFIPGERGRVFGIISSTVAFASGVGPIAGGVIGGVLSWRFLFIFSMLAVLAIPFLRRWIPDEEKRPGVVDVPGAVFIASTVAGLLVFITTGMWWATILFAVGLVLFIWRTMTAEHPFIKPSLLKNKRYAVTVATSFMGTSVLFGMIFIIPIMLRDLNELNTLAIGLVLFPGAMAAGLIGQAGGRLVDRKGSVPVVKLALILVAAGTLCISTFAGYNPVVIAACLLITYLGFPLIQSSTANLLSTIVSKKETGVGIGLFNLLNFMSAAIGSAVYGRILDMESAAILFNPFARQGENVIYTNLFLSLSIIALLALTLFTRKFKEEPLPRD from the coding sequence ATGCAGCACCAATCAAGCCACGATGAACCAAACGTGGACCCGAAACTCACATCACGACTCATTTTGTTATTATGTACTGTCCTTATTTTTACCGTTATGAACGGCACGATGTTTAATGTGGCCATTCCTGATATTGCGGAGCATTTCAATCTCCTCCCGTCCCAGGTAAGCTGGGTGATGACAGGATATATTCTCGTCTTTTCCATCGGCTCCCTTATGTATGGAAAGCTGGCTGATATTTATCCGATTAAAAACATCCTCACCTTCGGACTGATCATGTTTGCTTCAGGTGCAACATTGGGGCTTGTGGCACCAAACTATCCGACTCTCCTTGCAGCACGGATTATTCAAGCAATGGGCGGCGCAACAATCCCCGCTCTTGCTTTTATCATTCCCGCCCGGTTTATTCCCGGTGAGCGGGGGCGGGTGTTTGGAATTATTTCCTCCACTGTAGCCTTCGCTTCCGGAGTAGGCCCGATTGCCGGCGGTGTGATCGGCGGCGTCCTTAGCTGGCGCTTCCTGTTTATTTTTTCCATGCTGGCGGTTCTGGCTATTCCGTTTTTACGCCGCTGGATTCCTGATGAAGAGAAACGGCCCGGTGTTGTTGACGTGCCGGGAGCTGTGTTTATTGCCTCGACGGTAGCCGGGCTCCTCGTGTTTATTACAACCGGCATGTGGTGGGCGACGATCCTGTTTGCCGTCGGACTCGTATTGTTTATCTGGCGCACCATGACGGCAGAACACCCGTTCATCAAGCCGTCATTGTTAAAAAACAAGCGCTATGCCGTCACTGTGGCAACGAGTTTTATGGGCACGAGTGTTTTGTTCGGAATGATTTTTATTATCCCCATCATGCTCAGAGATTTGAACGAGCTGAACACGCTCGCGATCGGACTCGTTCTTTTCCCCGGAGCCATGGCAGCGGGACTCATTGGTCAGGCAGGGGGCAGGCTCGTAGACCGAAAAGGAAGTGTTCCGGTCGTCAAGCTCGCCCTTATCCTCGTGGCAGCGGGAACGCTGTGTATTTCCACCTTTGCCGGTTATAACCCGGTCGTCATTGCAGCCTGTCTGTTAATTACGTATTTAGGGTTCCCGCTCATTCAAAGTTCAACAGCCAACCTTCTGTCCACGATCGTTTCAAAAAAGGAAACAGGTGTCGGTATCGGACTGTTCAACCTGTTGAACTTCATGAGTGCCGCCATCGGCAGTGCAGTCTATGGTCGTATCCTGGATATGGAGTCGGCTGCCATTCTGTTCAACCCTTTTGCACGCCAGGGGGAGAATGTGATTTACACAAACCTGTTTTTAAGTCTGTCCATTATTGCTCTTCTCGCCCTCACTCTGTTTACACGAAAATTTAAGGAAGAACCACTTCCAAGGGATTAG
- a CDS encoding glycosyltransferase family 4 protein — protein MKVALICTESLPAPAVKGGAIQMFIDGITPFLKEKYQLTIYSISDPNLKDYSAENGTEYIHFPKESYETNVADHLKRRRYDVIHVFNRPANLHLYYNSSPWSRFVLGLHNDMMAVEKISDEEGAEVVRLVSRVVTISYFIKQRVIERFPEAAGKTTVVYSGVDLSKFPLRKSETGIEIRSEYRRRYEVENKKVILFVGRLSRNKGAHLLVDAMKTLVKKHPNLVLMIVGGKWFSDDGMNRYTRDLYRQARSLRNHVIFTRFVPSDVIGNMFLMGDIFVCPSQWEEPLARVHYEAMAAGIPIVTTNRGGNGEVILHGQNGYLIDDYTKPEAFIEGIEYYLQAPSLTSYITENGRRFVEANFQFKNAARRVTDVYDSLNRT, from the coding sequence GTGAAGGTTGCCCTCATCTGTACCGAAAGTCTTCCCGCTCCCGCTGTAAAAGGCGGAGCCATTCAAATGTTTATCGATGGGATTACGCCATTTCTAAAGGAAAAATACCAGCTTACGATTTATTCAATCAGTGATCCGAATCTTAAAGACTACAGCGCTGAAAACGGGACAGAATACATTCATTTTCCGAAAGAGAGTTACGAAACAAATGTGGCAGACCATTTAAAGAGGCGGAGGTATGACGTGATTCATGTGTTTAACCGCCCGGCCAACCTTCACCTCTATTACAATTCCTCCCCCTGGAGCAGATTTGTCCTCGGTCTCCACAATGATATGATGGCAGTTGAAAAAATCAGTGATGAAGAAGGGGCTGAAGTTGTCCGCCTCGTAAGCCGGGTTGTGACCATCAGCTATTTTATTAAACAGCGTGTCATAGAACGCTTTCCGGAAGCAGCGGGAAAAACCACCGTTGTATACTCCGGAGTTGATCTGTCCAAATTTCCTCTCAGGAAGTCGGAAACAGGGATAGAGATTCGGTCGGAATACCGGAGACGCTATGAAGTGGAAAATAAAAAGGTAATCCTGTTTGTGGGGAGGCTTTCCAGGAACAAAGGTGCCCATCTCCTCGTGGATGCCATGAAAACCCTAGTAAAAAAACACCCGAATCTTGTTTTAATGATCGTAGGAGGCAAATGGTTTTCCGATGATGGCATGAACCGTTATACGAGAGATTTATACAGGCAGGCCCGGAGTTTAAGGAACCACGTGATATTTACCCGGTTTGTTCCGTCTGATGTGATCGGCAACATGTTCCTCATGGGCGATATTTTTGTATGCCCTTCCCAGTGGGAGGAACCACTTGCCAGGGTTCATTATGAAGCGATGGCTGCAGGAATACCCATAGTAACAACAAACCGCGGGGGAAACGGGGAAGTCATCCTTCACGGGCAGAACGGCTACTTGATTGATGATTACACAAAGCCCGAAGCGTTTATAGAAGGGATTGAATATTACCTGCAGGCACCCTCTCTTACGTCCTACATCACAGAAAACGGCAGGCGCTTTGTAGAAGCAAACTTTCAGTTTAAAAACGCAGCGAGACGGGTGACAGATGTCTACGACAGCCTCAACCGAACGTGA
- a CDS encoding M42 family metallopeptidase, translated as MSYPDSKETVELIKKLVMIPSPSGNTDKVITYVEEFLTGMEVETTRNRKGGLIATLPGKDEDRHRMLTAHVDTLGAMVKEIKPSGRLKLDLIGGYKYNAIEGEYCEIETAEGSAFTGTILMHQTSVHVYKDAGKADRNQDNMEVRIDEKVRSEKDVRALGIQVGDFVSLNPRVEVLPNGFIKSRHLDDKASVGILLQLIKQVKEEKIEVPYTTHFLISNNEEIGYGGNSNITPETVEYLAVDMGAMGDGQQTDEYTASICVKDASGPYHLGLRKNLTELAEKNGIGYKLDIYPYYGSDASAAIRAGHDIVHGLVGPGIDSSHAYERTHITSIEETTKLLYHYLQSELVL; from the coding sequence ATGAGTTATCCAGATTCAAAAGAGACCGTTGAGCTCATTAAGAAGCTTGTAATGATTCCCAGTCCATCGGGGAATACGGATAAGGTGATTACATATGTGGAAGAGTTTTTGACGGGGATGGAAGTTGAGACGACCCGGAATCGTAAGGGAGGACTTATCGCCACACTGCCCGGCAAAGATGAGGACAGGCACCGTATGCTAACAGCTCATGTAGATACTCTCGGGGCAATGGTAAAGGAGATCAAACCGAGCGGCCGCCTGAAGCTGGATTTGATCGGCGGATATAAATACAATGCCATCGAAGGAGAGTACTGTGAAATTGAAACAGCGGAAGGCAGCGCGTTTACGGGCACCATTCTGATGCACCAGACTTCTGTTCATGTCTATAAAGATGCAGGAAAAGCCGATAGAAACCAGGATAATATGGAGGTCCGGATTGATGAAAAAGTCCGGTCGGAAAAAGACGTCAGAGCGCTCGGTATTCAAGTAGGGGACTTTGTGAGTCTCAATCCAAGGGTCGAGGTACTGCCGAACGGTTTTATTAAGTCACGTCATCTTGATGATAAAGCAAGCGTTGGCATTCTTCTGCAGCTTATCAAGCAGGTGAAAGAAGAGAAGATTGAGGTTCCGTATACGACTCACTTTCTTATTTCAAACAACGAAGAAATCGGGTACGGCGGAAACTCCAATATTACACCTGAAACAGTTGAATACCTTGCTGTGGACATGGGGGCAATGGGGGATGGCCAGCAGACGGATGAATACACCGCTTCTATATGTGTAAAAGATGCAAGCGGTCCATATCACCTCGGCCTTCGTAAAAACCTCACTGAGCTGGCAGAAAAGAACGGGATCGGCTACAAGCTCGATATTTATCCGTATTACGGATCCGACGCCTCTGCTGCGATCCGTGCGGGACACGACATCGTCCATGGTCTTGTAGGACCGGGAATCGATTCGTCCCACGCTTACGAACGAACGCATATCACGTCCATTGAAGAAACTACAAAATTGCTCTATCACTATTTGCAGTCGGAATTAGTATTATAA
- a CDS encoding UvrD-helicase domain-containing protein has translation MQRALHNQTIYELTSLDRGGLHTLYQKSKKSELTCPYCGETVTLALGIHKAPSFSHRKPSQLCQEQDEKAGTNTVEAEVKQEEPVAASVGSFSLPVKKSISSTAALPANKPDCFKNPLLYSNDDRVQEDSTLSYSEDPVLRAIEENGMPLNTKQQQAVTSVEGPLLLLAGAGSGKTRVLTSRAAYFIKAGHVLPENMMLVTFTQKAAAEMKERLATQYGLDRGIVRRLVCGTFHSLFYKMLMHHAPDRWRPEQLLKAQWQKEKLVHQALRELSIDEREFAIDQAMTTMSAWKNEGLTADAVKHADHFEKQVKDIFAIYEREKEAKNLFDFDDMLLGCYHMLKENPDLLTRYQNRFTHFMIDEFQDINRIQYDIMKLLAAPQNNLCVVGDDDQSIYRFRGSDPGYILNFKQAFRDVKVLHLENNYRSEQNIVDLANDLIRRNTSRYEKKMAPVKQNANEPVLFFPFDEEEEAIYIIERIKTQLKKTSKPEDIAILYRTHVQARAIFEQLLESGLPFSMEHGGDSFYDRQVVRKALSFLRLALNGDDVDAIQDWIRVMFFKQSIIQDLKRHTIFHDETMLEATRRMEDTMPAFQRKKLGECLKHFPKLKNMKPKEALLHAFSNMGLEDYIKKNGKEGNKMERGSDDFHELVAIASNYSSIEDFLAYVDHIRAKVKVHKNEQPASAVQLMTIHRAKGLEFPTVYVLGCNEGSLPHEYALDKAREGDDSFLEEERRLMYVAVTRAEEELYLSATDMRRGKKSYRSRFLRDANFKRKK, from the coding sequence ATGCAACGCGCACTACATAATCAGACAATCTATGAGCTTACCTCTCTTGATCGGGGCGGGCTCCATACCTTATATCAAAAAAGTAAAAAGAGCGAACTCACATGTCCTTACTGCGGGGAAACGGTCACCCTGGCACTCGGCATTCACAAAGCTCCTTCATTTTCCCACCGCAAACCGTCACAGTTGTGCCAGGAGCAGGATGAAAAAGCAGGAACGAACACCGTTGAGGCTGAGGTTAAGCAAGAAGAACCCGTGGCCGCTTCAGTCGGATCCTTTTCCCTTCCTGTAAAAAAGTCGATCTCATCAACAGCGGCGCTGCCGGCAAACAAACCGGACTGTTTTAAAAACCCGCTTCTCTATTCCAACGACGATCGCGTGCAGGAAGACAGCACTCTTTCTTATTCAGAAGACCCTGTCCTGAGGGCGATTGAAGAAAACGGGATGCCTTTGAACACGAAACAACAGCAGGCAGTCACATCGGTGGAAGGGCCCCTTCTTCTGTTAGCCGGAGCCGGGAGCGGCAAAACCCGCGTTCTCACTTCCCGTGCAGCCTATTTCATTAAAGCCGGTCATGTACTGCCTGAAAACATGATGCTGGTGACTTTTACCCAAAAGGCCGCCGCCGAAATGAAAGAACGTCTTGCCACGCAGTACGGCCTTGACCGCGGTATCGTAAGGCGCCTCGTCTGCGGCACGTTTCACAGCCTTTTTTACAAAATGCTCATGCATCACGCCCCTGACCGCTGGCGTCCGGAGCAATTGCTAAAAGCCCAGTGGCAAAAAGAAAAACTCGTCCACCAGGCACTTCGGGAACTGTCCATCGATGAGCGTGAATTCGCCATCGACCAGGCAATGACCACCATGAGCGCGTGGAAAAATGAAGGCCTCACAGCTGATGCAGTAAAACATGCAGACCATTTTGAAAAGCAGGTAAAAGACATTTTTGCCATTTACGAGCGGGAAAAAGAAGCGAAGAATCTCTTCGACTTTGACGACATGCTTCTCGGCTGTTATCACATGCTCAAGGAAAACCCGGACCTTCTAACCAGATACCAGAACCGCTTTACTCACTTTATGATCGATGAGTTTCAGGATATCAACCGGATTCAGTACGATATTATGAAACTTCTTGCGGCCCCGCAGAACAATTTGTGCGTGGTCGGTGATGACGATCAGTCCATCTACCGCTTCCGAGGCAGTGACCCGGGTTACATCCTAAATTTCAAGCAGGCCTTTCGGGATGTGAAGGTTCTTCATCTTGAGAATAACTACCGCTCAGAGCAGAACATTGTTGATCTTGCCAATGACCTGATCCGCAGAAACACCAGCCGGTATGAGAAAAAGATGGCACCGGTTAAACAGAACGCAAACGAACCTGTGTTGTTTTTTCCTTTCGATGAAGAAGAGGAAGCGATCTATATTATTGAGCGTATCAAAACCCAGCTGAAAAAGACGTCGAAACCTGAAGACATTGCCATTTTATATCGCACACATGTCCAGGCCCGGGCGATTTTCGAGCAGCTTTTGGAGAGCGGCCTTCCCTTTTCCATGGAGCACGGGGGCGATTCCTTCTATGACCGCCAGGTGGTCCGAAAAGCTCTGTCCTTTTTGAGACTTGCTTTGAACGGCGATGACGTAGACGCCATTCAGGACTGGATCCGGGTGATGTTCTTCAAACAGTCGATCATTCAGGACCTGAAGCGTCATACAATTTTTCACGACGAAACGATGCTCGAGGCGACCCGCCGGATGGAAGACACAATGCCTGCCTTTCAGCGTAAAAAACTAGGTGAATGTCTGAAACATTTTCCTAAGCTGAAGAATATGAAGCCGAAAGAAGCTCTTCTGCACGCCTTCTCAAACATGGGCCTTGAAGATTACATCAAGAAAAACGGCAAGGAAGGCAATAAAATGGAGCGGGGTTCCGATGATTTTCACGAACTCGTGGCAATTGCCTCAAACTACAGTTCCATTGAAGATTTTCTCGCCTACGTAGATCATATTCGCGCCAAAGTGAAAGTCCATAAAAATGAACAACCTGCGTCTGCAGTTCAGCTCATGACCATTCACCGGGCAAAGGGGCTGGAATTTCCAACCGTTTACGTCCTCGGTTGTAATGAAGGCTCCCTCCCCCACGAGTATGCACTGGACAAAGCCCGTGAAGGTGACGACTCCTTTTTGGAAGAAGAGCGGCGCCTCATGTATGTAGCTGTGACCCGGGCGGAAGAAGAACTATACCTTTCTGCAACGGATATGCGCCGGGGTAAAAAATCGTACCGTTCCCGCTTTCTCAGAGATGCAAATTTTAAACGGAAAAAATAA